ATTGGTTTATGTCTGTTTTACGGGCTTCGATACAGTCTCAGTGAAGGGGTCTGGTTTGATGAAGCGCTAACCACTTACTTTATCGGCCTGGGCTGGGCCGATCTGTTTCACTTCATTGCCCGGTATGAAGCCAATATGGCGTTATATTACGTCGTGCTCAAAATCTGGAGCATGGCAGCAGGCTCCGAGTTCGCCCTGCGGGTTTTTTCCCTACTTTGTTACGCTGGCGCACTTTGGCTCATGTTCCTGCCGGTCAACAAGCACTTCGGTATACGAGCTGGGTTTACCGTTCTAATCTTAACCCTCTGCCATTTCTATCTTGCTCGATACAGTGTGGAAATCCGGGGTTATGCCCTTGCGCTGCTGTTCATGGCGCTGATGTGGTTCTGTTGGACTCGCATTGTTCTCGACGGTGAACGGAAATATTGGCTTTGGTACGCATTGGCTGGTTTGTTTGCGGTACATACTCATTTTTACATCGCTCTTGGTATTTTTTGTCTTGGCTTGATGGCGTTGCCGGCATTGAAGAACCGTGGAGACTTCGGCAGATGGCTTGGCGCCCATTCCGTTATCGGTTTGAGCTTTCTGCCCATTCTTGCTTTTGTGGTGTTTAAGGAAAGTGGACAACTGGCTTGGCTTACCGCCCCTGACCTCAAGTCTCTCATCTACCTTGGCTTTGATTATTCCGGAGCCGCACCCGAAGCTAGTGACCCCGTGCGCTTTGGATTGCTGCTTGCAGTCGGCACCTTTGTACTGATCGGCTTGGTGCGGCTCTTGTATTCCGAGGGTGGAATCAAGGTGCGAGGTAACAGCCAGCTTCAGCTCTGGGTTAGTGCGCTTGTCATCGCTGTGGTGCCTGTTGGGATTGTATTTCTGGTTGCTCAGTTTGAGCCTGTTTTCTCCACACGCTTTTTTACACCGTTCATGCCTTTTTATCTGATGCTGGCTGCGATCGGGGCAACACTGGCGTTCCGTACCTGGGCCTTGGCACCCGTGGCGCTGTCCATGCTGCTCCTGGCATTGTCTGCCCACGCATACGCCCATCGCGAACCGAACCGTTGGGCAGCGGCATTCGGTTTTCTCGCCGATCACTGTGGTAAAGAGCAGGCTGTGCTTTACATGAACCCACGGGGGCAAGCTGCCATTAACTACTATGAGAAGCACGCTCCCACCGGCTGTAATCTGGATCCATTGCCTTTTGAGTTGGTCCCGGAGAACTACTTTAAGGGGCCGGATGAGTATCCAGATCAACTGGAGGGACTCAATCAATACCGAACGGTATGGCTAGTATTGACCCATCTCTCAAACCCTGAAAGAGACAAGCTGGATCGTTACCTGGAGCAAGTTGAATCTGCTGCAGGCCCATGTGAGCCCGCATACAGTAATGTTGCGGTAGAAATACACAGGTGCTCACAGGTCGACAAACGGGAGGTGACGAAGACGCCATGAACGAACAACCCATTTCCAACGCTTTAACCATCGACGTGGAAGACTATTTCCAGGTAGCGGCCTTGGCAGAGGCCGTTGACCGTGATAGTTGGCACGCTATGGAATACCGGGTGGAAACCAATGTAAACCGGCTTCTGACGTTGCTGGATGAAGCGCAATGCAAGGCCACCTTTTTTACCCTGGGGTGGGTAGCTGATAAATCACCAAACTTGGTTAAAGCTATTCAGAGAGCCGGCCATGAAGTGGCGAGCCATGGTTACAGCCACCAGTTGATCTACAAACAAACGCCAGAGGTTTTTCGAGAAGAAACCCGTAGGTCTAAGCAGACCCTTGAAGATATCACCGGTGAAGCGATTACTGGTTATCGAGCGGCGAGCTATTCCATCACCAACCAGTCCCGCTGGGCACTGGATATCCTGGCGGAAGAAGGATTTACCTGGGACTCCTCCATATTCCCGGTGCACCACGACCGATATGGCATGCCCGGTACACCCCGCTGGCCCCACAAGCTGACAACTGACAAGGGCTATGAACTGGCCGAATTCCCCTTGAGTACCCTGAAGTTCCCCGGCTACACATTACCCATAGCCGGTGGCGGATACTTCCGACTGTTCCCATACTGGTTCAGTCGCTGGGGCCTGGGCAGCATCAACCGCCAGGGGCAGCCGTTTGTGTTCTACCTGCACCCCTGGGAAATCGACCCGGGGCAGCCAAGGCTGGACGTTAAATGGTTCTCCCGTTTCCGTCATTACAACAACCTGGATGTCTGTGAACAACGCTTAACCAAGCTGTTACACCACTTCAACTTCACCACCATGAGTGACGTGCTGCGCAATCAGGGCGTGCTGGACTCGTCAATCGACAACAAGCTTTTAATGACAGCGGCATCCGGAGCGACGGTGTAATGCAGTTTCTGTTCTGGCTATCCCTGGCGTTGCTGTTTTATATCTACTTTGGCTATCCACTGCTGGCCAAAGTGGTTGCGAAAGTTACCGATTACCAAGTACAGAAAAGCGGGAGCTATGAACCTTCTGTGTCCATCCTCATCGCAGCTTATAACGAGGCAAACGACATTGAGGCAACCCTGCGAAACAAGCTTGCTCTGGACTATCCCACATACAAAGTTGAAGTGTTGGTGATTTCTGACGAATCAGAAGACGGCACGGACGATATCGTGCGTGAGGTGGCGGAAGATGCAGCTTTCCCAATCCGCTTGTTTCGGCAAGTACCCCGGCAGGGCAAAACTTCGGGCCTGAACACTCTGGTGCCAGAAGCAAACGGTGAGATCATCCTGTTCTCTGATGCAAATTCACATTGGGATACTCAAGCCCTCAAACACCTGTGCAGCAACTTTTCGGACCCGGCCGTAGGCTATGTCACCGGAAAAATGGTTTATGTAAATAAAGATGGCTCCCTCGTGGGGGACGGCTGCAGCGCCTACATGAAGTATGAAAACTGGCTGCGGGAGCAGGAAACACAAATTGGCTCTGTTGTTGGCGTAGACGGCGGCATTGATGCAATGCGCAGGGAGCTATACAAACCACTCAGAGCGGACCAGTTACCGGACTTTGTTCAGCCGTTAAAAGTTGTGGAGCAGGGCTACCGCGTAGTCTATGAGCCCAAAGCCTTGCTCAAAGAAGATGCGCTGAACGACAGTGACAGCGAGTTCAGCATGCGCGTGAGGGTAAGCCTGCGAGCACTCTGGGCCCTGAAAGACATGAAGCAACTGATGAACCCGTTACGGGACCCTGTATTTGCGTGGCAGATGATTTCACACAAATTACTGCGATACGGGGCATTTGTGCCCTTGATCCTGCTCGCGATCACCGCATTAATGCTGGCGCCTATGAAAGCAATATATACCCTGGCGGCGCTAGGCTACATCGTGTTCATGGCTTTGGCCTGGGCCGGGCACAAGCAGGAGAAAGAAGGGAAGTCGCTCTCCGCGCTACTGTCTATTCCCTACTATTTTGTGCTGTTGAATATGGCCTCCTACAAGGCATTTATGGCCTTTTTGCGGGGAGAGAAGAAGGTTATCTGGAATCCAAGGAAGGGGTGATCAGTGGCATTGCCAGGGCTTGAAACAATACTTCAATCGAAGAAACTTCCGGGTCTTGATGGCTTCCGGATGATAGCCGTTATGGCTGTGGTATTGGCCCACTCCGGCATTGGAACGCTGTTCTTTTCATCCCGACACGGCGTTGCCGGATTCTTTGTTCTAAGCGGTTTTCTGATTACATGGTTGTTGCTCAAGGAGCATGATAAAAATGGTGATATTTCTCTCAAGAACTTCTATGTGAGGCGTTCACTACGCATATTCCCAGCTTACTATGCGTTTATCGCCGTATCGATCAGTTGGGACCTGTATCGTGGTAACGACGACATCCGGGAGGTGATCTTTCCCGGACTGTTTTATTTGATCAATTACCATAATGCACTGGAAGGTCACAGCTCATCTTCCCTGGCTCATCTTTGGTCGTTGGCTATTGAAGAGCAGTTTTACCTTATCTGGCCTGCTGTCTTCCTGCTGTTGATGAAACGAGGCAAAAGCACCGTACTGACTTTTCTATTATTTGCCAGCCTCGTTGTCATGATCTGGCGAAGCATCACTTATTCTGTTCTCGACTGGGGTAGCTCCTACGCCTATAACGCTTTCGATACCCGGTTTGATAATCTGGCTATCGGATGTGCCTTGGCGTTTTTGATGGAGCGGCAGAGGGCAATTGGGCTGCTAAATGCAGTAAGCAGTCAATTCTGGATGCCGATAGTAACCTTTGTTCTGTTATTCCTGTCTAGACAACTTTCAGATACGCATTATGCCTATGGCCCAGGCTTCACTATCGACGCGTTGCTTTTAGCTGTTTTACTGATGCAGCTTGTCCGTTTGAGCGCGGGTCGATTCTGGGGCTG
The window above is part of the Marinobacter sp. THAF197a genome. Proteins encoded here:
- a CDS encoding glycosyltransferase family 39 protein — its product is MTLQLSATERNLWFVALIVSIGLCLFYGLRYSLSEGVWFDEALTTYFIGLGWADLFHFIARYEANMALYYVVLKIWSMAAGSEFALRVFSLLCYAGALWLMFLPVNKHFGIRAGFTVLILTLCHFYLARYSVEIRGYALALLFMALMWFCWTRIVLDGERKYWLWYALAGLFAVHTHFYIALGIFCLGLMALPALKNRGDFGRWLGAHSVIGLSFLPILAFVVFKESGQLAWLTAPDLKSLIYLGFDYSGAAPEASDPVRFGLLLAVGTFVLIGLVRLLYSEGGIKVRGNSQLQLWVSALVIAVVPVGIVFLVAQFEPVFSTRFFTPFMPFYLMLAAIGATLAFRTWALAPVALSMLLLALSAHAYAHREPNRWAAAFGFLADHCGKEQAVLYMNPRGQAAINYYEKHAPTGCNLDPLPFELVPENYFKGPDEYPDQLEGLNQYRTVWLVLTHLSNPERDKLDRYLEQVESAAGPCEPAYSNVAVEIHRCSQVDKREVTKTP
- a CDS encoding XrtA system polysaccharide deacetylase, encoding MNEQPISNALTIDVEDYFQVAALAEAVDRDSWHAMEYRVETNVNRLLTLLDEAQCKATFFTLGWVADKSPNLVKAIQRAGHEVASHGYSHQLIYKQTPEVFREETRRSKQTLEDITGEAITGYRAASYSITNQSRWALDILAEEGFTWDSSIFPVHHDRYGMPGTPRWPHKLTTDKGYELAEFPLSTLKFPGYTLPIAGGGYFRLFPYWFSRWGLGSINRQGQPFVFYLHPWEIDPGQPRLDVKWFSRFRHYNNLDVCEQRLTKLLHHFNFTTMSDVLRNQGVLDSSIDNKLLMTAASGATV
- a CDS encoding glycosyltransferase family 2 protein produces the protein MQFLFWLSLALLFYIYFGYPLLAKVVAKVTDYQVQKSGSYEPSVSILIAAYNEANDIEATLRNKLALDYPTYKVEVLVISDESEDGTDDIVREVAEDAAFPIRLFRQVPRQGKTSGLNTLVPEANGEIILFSDANSHWDTQALKHLCSNFSDPAVGYVTGKMVYVNKDGSLVGDGCSAYMKYENWLREQETQIGSVVGVDGGIDAMRRELYKPLRADQLPDFVQPLKVVEQGYRVVYEPKALLKEDALNDSDSEFSMRVRVSLRALWALKDMKQLMNPLRDPVFAWQMISHKLLRYGAFVPLILLAITALMLAPMKAIYTLAALGYIVFMALAWAGHKQEKEGKSLSALLSIPYYFVLLNMASYKAFMAFLRGEKKVIWNPRKG
- a CDS encoding acyltransferase family protein, whose amino-acid sequence is MALPGLETILQSKKLPGLDGFRMIAVMAVVLAHSGIGTLFFSSRHGVAGFFVLSGFLITWLLLKEHDKNGDISLKNFYVRRSLRIFPAYYAFIAVSISWDLYRGNDDIREVIFPGLFYLINYHNALEGHSSSSLAHLWSLAIEEQFYLIWPAVFLLLMKRGKSTVLTFLLFASLVVMIWRSITYSVLDWGSSYAYNAFDTRFDNLAIGCALAFLMERQRAIGLLNAVSSQFWMPIVTFVLLFLSRQLSDTHYAYGPGFTIDALLLAVLLMQLVRLSAGRFWGWLNHPYVVYLGVISYPIYLWHMWGVQAGQKLNFLPESVQLMAGVVISGCLAAGSYHLLEKRFLALKGRYEGRREGEATGPTVTETIGVVK